Proteins encoded within one genomic window of Pithys albifrons albifrons isolate INPA30051 chromosome 9, PitAlb_v1, whole genome shotgun sequence:
- the NKX6-2 gene encoding homeobox protein Nkx-6.2 translates to MLAVGQMDANRQSAFVLSSAPLAALHNMAEMKTSLFPYALQNPSGFKAPALGGLNTQLPLGTPHGISDILGRPVGSASNLLGGLPRINGLAASAGMYFSPAAVSRYPKPLAELPGRPPIFWPGVVQGSPWRDPRLACPAQTGMVLDKDGKKKHSRPTFSGQQIFALEKTFEQTKYLAGPERARLAYSLGMTESQVKVWFQNRRTKWRKRHAAEMASAKKKHDSETEKLKESSDIEDDDEYNKPLDPNSDDEKITRLLKKHKSTNLSLVSPCSTSSDTL, encoded by the exons ATGTTAGCGGTGGGGCAGATGGATGCTAATCGCCAGAGCGCGTTCGTCCTCAGCAGTGCGCCGCTGGCCGCGCTGCACAACATGGCCGAGATGAAGACCTCCCTCTTCCCCTACGCCCTGCAGAACCCCTCAGGCTTCAAGGCGCCGGCCCTGGGCGGACTCAACACGCAACTGCCCTTGGGGACACCGCACGGGATCAGCGACATCCTGGGACGGCCCGTGGGCAGCgccagcaacctgctgggcgGGCTGCCCCGCATCAACGGGCTGGCGGCCTCGGCCGGGATGTACTTCAGCCCCGCCGCCGTCTCCCGCTACCCGAAGCCGCTGGCGGAGCTGCCGGGGCGGCCGCCCATTTTCTGGCCGGGAGTGGTGCAAGGCTCTCCATGGAGAGACCCCCGGCTCGCCTGTCCCG CTCAGACGGGAATGGTTTTGGACAAGGACGGCAAGAAGAAACACTCTCGACCGACTTTCTCTGGGCAGCAGAtatttgctttagaaaaaaCCTTCGAACAGACGAAATACTTGGCAGGACCGGAGCGCGCCCGGCTCGCCTATTCCCTGGGGATGACCGAGAGCCAGGTGAAG GTGTGGTTCCAGAACAGACGGACCAAGTGGCGGAAGAGACACGCAGCGGAGATGGCCTCAGCGAAGAAGAAGCACGACTCGGAGACGGAGAAGCTGAAGGAGAGCTCAGACATTGAGGACGATGATGAATACAACAAGCCCCTAGATCCCAACTCAGATGACGAAAAAATCACAAGGCTATTGAAAAAGCACAAATCCACGAACCTATCGCTTGTCAgcccctgcagcaccagctcgGACACGTTGTGA